A genomic segment from Actinoplanes sichuanensis encodes:
- a CDS encoding glycosyltransferase family 2 protein, with translation MPGKSAVSRLPDYHGFSRLAGDAEAAPEGDDYRVRLRPLSRRRPIRSVLIAAFAFAFEATFFGWLLSSVELPDRRMQTGLFLATAFMIGAIALIELFRLVNVVTLCLATLQARDPVPVPPDERLRVAFLTTIVPGKEPIEMVEKTLRAAMRIRHSGRFDVWLLDEGDDPEVKRMCRRVGAYHFTRKGAPDWNTPSGAFKAKTKHGNYNSWMDRHGSRYDVFVSVDPDHVPLPNFCERLLGYFRDPDVAFVIGPQIYGNYDNVITRWAESQQYLFHSLLQRAGNRLGIPMLVGTNNAVRIEALRSIGGLQDSITEDMATSLAQHARRNPATGRRWRSVYTPDVLAVGEGPSSWTDYFSQQHRWSRGTDEVFVAGFARMVGRLGFLRTVHYSLLMAYYPLTALAWLLGAATAVLHVLLGVQGVQVPQQVWLMLYVDAALFQVGLYLWNRRHNVSPHEEAGSSGLAGMLLSTLCAPIYVTSFVQAVLRRRAGFVVTPKGDSASPDRLLTFRTHLRWAVFYAALLAVAAVTGHAHGFMWLWPALNLALCLTPPVIWALQALGRTPPQAVTEDDKEPVMIEIAA, from the coding sequence GTGCCCGGAAAGAGTGCTGTATCCCGTCTGCCGGATTACCACGGCTTCAGCCGGCTCGCCGGTGACGCCGAAGCCGCCCCGGAAGGCGACGACTACCGGGTCCGGTTGCGTCCGCTGTCCCGTCGCCGCCCGATCCGTTCGGTGCTGATCGCGGCGTTCGCGTTCGCGTTCGAGGCCACCTTCTTCGGGTGGCTGCTCTCCTCGGTCGAGCTCCCCGACCGGCGGATGCAGACCGGGCTGTTCCTGGCCACCGCCTTCATGATCGGCGCGATCGCTCTGATCGAGCTGTTCCGTCTGGTCAACGTGGTGACCCTGTGCCTGGCCACGCTCCAGGCCCGCGATCCGGTGCCGGTGCCGCCGGACGAGCGGCTGCGCGTGGCGTTCCTGACCACGATCGTCCCCGGCAAGGAGCCGATCGAGATGGTCGAGAAGACCCTGCGGGCGGCCATGCGGATCCGGCATTCCGGCCGCTTCGACGTGTGGCTGCTCGACGAGGGCGACGACCCGGAGGTCAAGCGGATGTGCCGGCGGGTGGGTGCCTACCACTTCACCCGCAAGGGCGCGCCGGACTGGAACACCCCGTCCGGCGCGTTCAAGGCGAAGACCAAGCACGGCAACTACAACTCGTGGATGGACCGGCACGGCAGCCGGTACGACGTGTTCGTCTCGGTGGACCCGGATCACGTGCCGCTGCCCAACTTCTGCGAGCGGCTCCTCGGCTACTTCCGCGACCCGGACGTGGCGTTCGTGATCGGCCCGCAGATCTACGGCAACTACGACAACGTGATCACCCGCTGGGCCGAGTCGCAGCAGTACCTGTTCCACTCGCTGCTGCAGCGGGCGGGCAACCGGCTCGGCATCCCGATGCTGGTCGGCACCAACAACGCGGTACGCATCGAGGCGCTCCGGTCGATCGGGGGCCTGCAGGACTCGATCACCGAGGACATGGCCACCAGCCTCGCCCAGCACGCCCGCCGCAACCCGGCGACCGGCCGGCGCTGGCGGTCCGTCTACACCCCGGACGTGCTGGCCGTCGGTGAGGGACCGTCGTCCTGGACCGACTACTTCAGCCAGCAGCACCGCTGGTCACGGGGCACCGACGAGGTGTTCGTGGCGGGGTTCGCCCGGATGGTCGGGCGACTCGGGTTCCTGCGGACCGTGCACTACTCGCTGCTCATGGCGTACTACCCGCTGACCGCCCTGGCCTGGCTGCTCGGCGCGGCCACCGCGGTCCTGCACGTGCTGCTCGGCGTGCAGGGGGTCCAGGTTCCGCAACAGGTGTGGCTGATGTTGTACGTGGACGCCGCCCTGTTCCAGGTGGGTCTCTACCTGTGGAACCGGCGGCACAACGTCAGCCCGCACGAGGAGGCCGGTTCGTCGGGTCTCGCCGGCATGCTGCTGTCCACACTGTGCGCGCCGATCTACGTCACCTCGTTCGTGCAGGCCGTGCTGCGTAGGCGGGCCGGTTTCGTGGTGACGCCGAAGGGTGACTCGGCCAGCCCGGACCGGTTGCTCACCTTCCGTACCCATCTGCGGTGGGCGGTCTTCTACGCCGCACTGCTGGCCGTGGCCGCGGTGACCGGCCACGCGCACGGGTTCATGTGGCTGTGGCCGGCCCTCAACCTGGCCCTCTGCCTGACCCCGCCGGTGATCTGGGCGCTGCAGGCGCTCGGCCGCACTCCCCCACAAGCCGTCACCGAAGACGACAAGGAACCCGTGATGATCGAGATCGCCGCATGA
- a CDS encoding radical copper oxidase GlxA produces the protein MTPRQRPTIARRLVTMAVSLPLMAAVAVVNKPIVVFAAERYHEFSINRLSYKQQFGHWSMLDVPAKFRINAIHAALLRTGKVLIIAGSGNNRENFDAGTFRTILWDPRTDDFTNVTTPTDLFCGGHTFLPNGNLLVAGGTKSYEVLEADIKHAAGVMKIKNESPDNGARKFPKGTRLLGGNGRAYLTRAEVIVPAAAKMSHGGQTMVHAGEAEVWVDAAEEGDDPIVEQPAQYSIAGLTGADTRNLYGIADKITREKQEYGGDRTSYEFDPIAERYVRTGDMTEHRWYPTLSTMPNGDVLAVSGLDEFGRMLPGVNERYKVAQRRWVAAPELQRVFPTYPALFLTRDERLFFSGSNAGYGSDTEGRTPGLWDVEKNKFQIVPGLEDPGMTETSASVMLPPAQDQKVMIMGGGAVGDSPVSTARTAIADLGEKQPRYRPGPDLPAPTRYLSTVVLPDDTVFTTGGSSGYRGGPYQGGNRSDLLTAHLFDPRREMFHEAAAPTVGRNYHSEALLLPDGRVVTLGSDPIYDTTGTNPGKFEQRIEIYSPPYLFRGEQPVIGGGPRTVKRGRTAAYATADADRITGARLVRPSAVTHGTDVDQRSIELGVRRTPGGVTVTVPNEPGLVPSGWYMLFLTDGEGLPSAARWVRVA, from the coding sequence ATGACGCCGCGACAACGTCCCACTATCGCCCGCCGGCTGGTCACCATGGCGGTGTCGCTGCCCCTGATGGCTGCCGTCGCCGTGGTGAACAAGCCGATCGTGGTGTTCGCCGCCGAGCGCTACCACGAGTTCAGCATCAACCGGCTCTCCTACAAGCAGCAGTTCGGGCACTGGTCGATGCTCGACGTCCCGGCGAAGTTCCGGATCAACGCCATCCACGCGGCCCTGCTGCGTACCGGAAAGGTCCTGATCATCGCCGGGTCCGGCAACAACCGGGAGAACTTCGACGCCGGCACGTTCCGGACGATCCTGTGGGACCCGCGCACCGACGACTTCACGAACGTCACCACCCCGACCGACCTGTTCTGCGGCGGGCACACGTTCCTGCCCAACGGCAATCTGCTGGTCGCGGGCGGCACCAAGTCGTACGAGGTACTGGAAGCCGACATCAAGCACGCCGCCGGCGTCATGAAGATCAAGAACGAGTCGCCGGACAACGGCGCGCGCAAGTTCCCGAAGGGCACCCGGCTGCTCGGCGGGAACGGCCGCGCCTACCTGACCCGGGCCGAGGTGATCGTGCCGGCCGCGGCCAAGATGTCACACGGCGGTCAGACGATGGTGCACGCCGGCGAGGCCGAGGTGTGGGTGGACGCGGCCGAGGAGGGCGACGACCCGATCGTCGAACAGCCCGCCCAGTATTCGATCGCCGGCCTGACCGGCGCCGACACCCGCAACCTGTACGGCATCGCCGACAAGATCACCCGGGAGAAGCAGGAGTACGGCGGCGACCGGACGTCCTACGAGTTCGACCCGATCGCCGAACGCTACGTGCGCACCGGTGACATGACCGAGCACCGCTGGTACCCGACCCTGTCGACGATGCCGAACGGCGACGTCCTGGCGGTCTCCGGGCTGGACGAGTTCGGCCGGATGCTGCCCGGCGTCAACGAGCGCTACAAGGTGGCCCAGCGCCGGTGGGTGGCCGCGCCCGAGCTGCAGCGGGTCTTCCCCACCTATCCGGCGCTGTTCCTCACCCGGGACGAACGGCTGTTCTTCTCCGGCTCGAACGCCGGCTACGGCTCGGACACCGAAGGCCGTACCCCCGGGCTGTGGGACGTCGAGAAGAACAAGTTCCAGATCGTGCCCGGCCTGGAGGATCCGGGGATGACCGAGACCAGCGCGTCCGTCATGCTGCCACCGGCCCAGGACCAGAAGGTGATGATCATGGGCGGAGGTGCGGTCGGTGACTCGCCGGTCTCCACCGCCCGGACCGCGATCGCCGACCTCGGCGAGAAGCAGCCGCGTTACCGGCCCGGACCCGACCTGCCCGCGCCGACCCGGTACCTGAGCACCGTGGTGCTGCCCGACGACACCGTGTTCACCACCGGTGGCTCGTCCGGCTACCGGGGTGGGCCGTACCAGGGCGGCAACCGCAGTGATCTGCTCACCGCGCACCTCTTCGATCCGCGGCGGGAGATGTTCCACGAGGCGGCCGCGCCGACCGTGGGCCGCAACTACCACTCGGAGGCGCTGCTACTGCCGGACGGGCGGGTGGTCACCCTGGGCAGCGACCCGATCTACGACACCACCGGGACGAACCCCGGCAAGTTCGAACAGCGGATCGAGATCTACAGTCCGCCGTACCTGTTCCGGGGCGAGCAGCCGGTGATCGGCGGCGGGCCGCGGACGGTCAAGCGCGGGCGCACCGCCGCCTACGCGACGGCCGACGCCGACCGGATCACCGGGGCCCGGCTGGTCCGGCCCAGCGCGGTCACCCACGGCACCGACGTCGATCAACGGTCGATCGAGCTGGGCGTACGGCGTACCCCCGGCGGGGTGACCGTGACCGTCCCGAACGAGCCGGGCCTTGTCCCGTCCGGCTGGTACATGCTGTTCCTGACCGACGGCGAGGGCCTGCCGTCCGCGGCGCGCTGGGTGCGCGTCGCCTAG
- a CDS encoding glycoside hydrolase family 6 protein: MRSLPVLGCLVTIAVLGGCTSAPPGPAPTPPASPSATDSGVFYVEPEAPAVKQVRAWEAQGRTADAAALRRIAGEPNAVWFADDKPGHLDRARRLITAAGAAGRTAVLVPYWVPERDCGGHSGGGAPDAAAYRTWIDGLAEVVRGRPVIVVLEPDAVPHVLDECVSGPAAQERLTLLREAVETFKRGDGARVYLDAGNPGWIKDTDRVAAALEEAGVHDADGFSLNVANFKTTEDNIAYGTAISDRLGGKPFVIDTSRNGNGPAPNDGRGSDGHWCNPPGRALGPAPTEDTGTPRVDAYLWVKRPGESDGACTPDAPPAGQWWPEYALGLATN, translated from the coding sequence ATGAGAAGCCTTCCCGTACTCGGCTGCCTGGTGACGATCGCCGTTCTCGGCGGATGCACCTCCGCTCCGCCCGGCCCCGCACCGACCCCGCCGGCCTCCCCGTCGGCGACCGATTCCGGCGTGTTCTACGTGGAGCCCGAAGCGCCCGCGGTCAAGCAGGTCAGAGCCTGGGAGGCGCAGGGCCGCACGGCGGACGCGGCGGCCCTGCGCCGGATCGCCGGCGAGCCGAACGCGGTCTGGTTCGCCGACGACAAGCCCGGCCACCTGGACCGGGCCCGGCGGCTGATCACCGCGGCCGGGGCCGCCGGGCGCACCGCGGTGCTGGTGCCCTACTGGGTGCCGGAGCGGGACTGCGGCGGCCACTCGGGCGGTGGCGCGCCGGACGCCGCGGCCTACCGGACGTGGATCGACGGCCTGGCCGAGGTGGTCCGCGGCCGGCCGGTGATCGTCGTCCTGGAACCGGACGCGGTCCCGCACGTGCTGGACGAGTGCGTCTCCGGACCGGCCGCGCAGGAGCGGCTCACCCTGCTGCGGGAGGCGGTCGAGACGTTCAAGCGGGGCGACGGCGCCCGGGTCTACCTGGACGCCGGCAACCCCGGCTGGATCAAGGACACCGACCGGGTGGCCGCGGCGCTGGAGGAGGCCGGGGTGCACGACGCCGACGGGTTCAGCCTCAACGTGGCCAACTTCAAGACCACCGAGGACAACATCGCCTACGGTACGGCCATCTCCGACCGCCTCGGCGGGAAACCGTTCGTCATCGACACCAGCCGCAACGGCAACGGGCCGGCGCCGAACGACGGGCGCGGCTCGGACGGGCACTGGTGCAACCCGCCGGGGCGGGCGCTCGGACCGGCGCCGACCGAGGACACCGGCACACCCCGGGTGGACGCGTACCTGTGGGTGAAACGGCCCGGCGAGTCCGACGGGGCGTGCACACCGGACGCCCCGCCGGCCGGTCAGTGGTGGCCCGAGTACGCGCTCGGGCTCGCCACCAACTGA
- a CDS encoding RNA polymerase sigma factor has translation MVARARAGDLDAYEVLVARFTVPAQRAATLLGAGADADDVVQEAFVKAYRQLARFRGDSGFKAWLLAIVANETRNLVRSRRRREGLWLRAAVREDPLRFEPDPAESAMAAERRRLLIEQLRVLDDRDRAVLLCRYLLDLSEAETAVTLGLPKGTVKSRTARALARLRDRMPQGVTGA, from the coding sequence GTGGTGGCCCGGGCCCGGGCCGGTGACCTGGACGCGTATGAGGTCCTGGTGGCCAGGTTCACCGTGCCCGCGCAACGGGCGGCCACCCTGCTGGGCGCCGGGGCGGACGCGGACGACGTGGTGCAGGAGGCGTTCGTGAAGGCGTACCGGCAGCTGGCCCGGTTCCGGGGGGACTCCGGGTTCAAGGCGTGGCTGCTGGCCATCGTGGCCAACGAGACCAGGAACCTGGTGCGGTCCCGGCGCCGCCGTGAGGGGCTGTGGTTGCGGGCCGCGGTTCGCGAGGATCCGCTGCGGTTCGAACCCGACCCGGCCGAGTCGGCGATGGCCGCCGAACGGCGTCGGCTGCTGATCGAGCAGTTGCGTGTCCTCGACGACCGGGACCGTGCGGTGCTGCTCTGCCGGTACCTGCTCGACCTGTCCGAGGCGGAGACCGCGGTCACGCTCGGGCTGCCGAAGGGGACGGTCAAGTCACGGACCGCGCGGGCGCTGGCGCGACTGCGTGACCGGATGCCGCAGGGGGTGACCGGTGCCTGA
- a CDS encoding class I SAM-dependent methyltransferase has protein sequence MTRAAGDAAPPETSVSLDHFIGLYEAKDDPWDVATKWHDRRKFAVTVASLPRERYRRCYEPGASIGTLSRMLAQRCDEVLTTDSVPEAVELARQNTADLPNVRVERAELPADLPDGVFDLVVIGDLLYYLSGADLRATVDGLTERLEPGGDLVAVHFRNRATGGGYDGFNAHAELLETAGLEHVVHHEDEWFVLDVLRRSHDVA, from the coding sequence GTGACACGAGCAGCAGGCGACGCGGCCCCACCCGAGACCTCGGTCTCCCTGGACCACTTCATCGGGCTCTATGAGGCCAAGGACGACCCGTGGGACGTCGCCACCAAGTGGCACGACCGGCGGAAGTTCGCGGTCACCGTGGCCAGCCTGCCGCGTGAGCGCTACCGCCGCTGCTACGAGCCGGGCGCGTCGATCGGCACGCTCAGCCGGATGCTCGCCCAGCGCTGCGACGAGGTGCTCACCACCGACAGCGTCCCGGAGGCCGTCGAGCTGGCCCGGCAGAACACCGCCGACCTGCCCAACGTGCGGGTCGAGCGGGCCGAGCTGCCGGCCGACCTGCCGGACGGCGTCTTCGACCTGGTGGTCATCGGCGACCTGCTCTACTACCTGTCCGGCGCCGACCTGCGGGCCACCGTGGACGGGCTGACCGAGCGGCTGGAGCCGGGCGGCGACCTGGTCGCGGTGCACTTCCGCAACCGGGCGACCGGCGGCGGCTACGACGGTTTCAACGCGCACGCCGAGCTGCTGGAGACCGCCGGCCTGGAGCACGTGGTCCACCACGAGGACGAGTGGTTCGTGCTGGACGTGCTACGCCGCTCACACGACGTGGCGTAG
- a CDS encoding AbfB domain-containing protein: MPEDDTRNGLRVGGWIPPYSPGGDPAGPIRPTAHPQDNAPHYRDSFPRLRGQGTMRPRLVLAAALCLACAATAAIAVVLDASRKPEPVAAEFEYPALPGQALPAFPPALDSEDVGEVPVSVQPSPTDTTVPPTHTRRYTPPPATSPVATRTTTKPPATTRPTTAAPVRLSVGSTVGLEASDRPGDRVRHRNYRGRLDAISASSSSGERADAAFRVRTGLGDDNCVSLESVNFPGYYLRHRNFEIRLDRNDGSALFRQDATFCPVTIRQGAALALRSTNYPRHYVVADDDWLKIVETTAARATAFTPRTAL; the protein is encoded by the coding sequence ATGCCGGAAGACGACACCCGTAACGGACTGCGGGTCGGCGGCTGGATTCCGCCCTATTCACCCGGCGGCGATCCCGCCGGGCCGATCCGGCCCACCGCACACCCCCAGGACAACGCCCCCCACTACCGCGACTCCTTCCCCCGCCTGCGCGGCCAGGGGACGATGCGGCCCCGCCTCGTCCTCGCCGCCGCCCTCTGTCTCGCCTGCGCGGCCACCGCGGCGATAGCCGTGGTCCTGGACGCCTCGCGAAAACCCGAGCCGGTCGCCGCCGAGTTCGAGTACCCGGCCCTGCCGGGTCAGGCACTGCCGGCCTTCCCACCGGCCCTGGACTCGGAAGACGTCGGTGAAGTGCCGGTCAGCGTGCAGCCGTCACCCACCGACACCACGGTGCCCCCGACCCACACCCGCCGCTATACGCCGCCGCCGGCGACCTCACCGGTGGCTACCCGAACCACCACGAAACCACCCGCGACGACCAGACCGACAACTGCCGCCCCGGTCCGGTTGAGTGTCGGCTCGACAGTCGGCCTGGAGGCCTCGGACCGTCCCGGAGACCGGGTGCGGCACCGCAACTACCGGGGCCGGCTGGACGCGATCAGCGCGTCGAGCAGTTCCGGGGAACGCGCCGACGCGGCCTTCCGGGTGCGTACCGGACTGGGTGACGACAACTGCGTCTCACTCGAATCTGTTAACTTTCCCGGGTATTATCTGCGTCATCGAAATTTCGAAATACGGCTAGACAGGAACGACGGCTCCGCGCTATTCCGTCAGGACGCCACTTTCTGTCCCGTGACGATTCGACAGGGCGCCGCACTGGCACTCCGGTCGACGAATTATCCGCGTCACTACGTGGTCGCCGACGACGACTGGCTGAAGATCGTCGAGACCACCGCGGCGAGGGCCACGGCCTTCACGCCGCGGACCGCGCTCTGA
- a CDS encoding beta-galactosidase translates to MSTPHPPSWLRRTGAPRLEFGADYNPDQWPRDVWADDVRAMQAAGVTVVSLAIFSWARLEPRDGVYDFAWLDEVMDLLHAGGIAVDLATATASPPPWLTRKHPEILPVTRTGETLWPGGRQHWRPTSPVFREHALRLVRELAVRYADHPALVAWHVNNELGCHNVYDYSDDAAAAFRVWLRARYGTVEALNQAWATAFWSQRYDDFEEVLPPRLAASYPNPTQQLDFKRFSSDALKEHLRAERDLLRQITPEVPVTTNFMVMGETKGMNFADWAGEIDFVSNDHYVLPGPQDRDELSFSANLTGNLAGGRPWFLMEHSTSAVNWQPVNVAKKPGELHRDSLTHVAHGADAVCFFQWRQSRAGAEKYHSGMLPHAGTDSDLFRDVARLGERLRELAPIAGSPRTRAAVGIVFDWESWWVSEHDSHPTDRIRYRQEALDWYTALLDAGIRADVLPVGGPLAEYRVLIAPILHVVPAALADRLRDFVAGGGHLVTTYFSGIVDENDHIWLGGYPGALRELLGIRIEEFGPLLDHESVELDNGTTGTIWTDRIDVTGDDVEVLARYKTGEQAERAAVTRRTVGAGSAAYVSTRLGPDGLGALLPGLLGPAGVSSELPAELGGRVELTVRGDHRFLINRTDEPVDLGALPGAGILPARGVTVIRNS, encoded by the coding sequence GTGAGTACCCCTCACCCACCCAGTTGGCTTCGCCGTACCGGGGCACCCCGTCTGGAGTTCGGCGCCGACTACAACCCGGATCAGTGGCCGCGTGATGTCTGGGCCGACGACGTACGGGCCATGCAGGCGGCCGGCGTCACCGTGGTCAGTCTCGCGATCTTCTCCTGGGCGCGGCTCGAACCTCGCGACGGTGTGTACGACTTCGCCTGGCTCGACGAGGTGATGGACCTGCTGCACGCCGGGGGCATCGCCGTCGACCTGGCCACCGCCACCGCCTCCCCGCCACCGTGGCTGACCCGTAAGCACCCGGAGATCCTGCCGGTGACGCGGACCGGCGAGACCCTGTGGCCGGGCGGCCGTCAGCACTGGCGGCCCACCTCGCCGGTCTTCCGGGAACACGCTCTCCGCCTGGTCCGGGAGTTGGCCGTCCGCTACGCCGACCATCCGGCGCTGGTCGCCTGGCACGTCAACAACGAGTTGGGCTGCCACAACGTCTACGACTACTCGGACGACGCGGCGGCCGCCTTCCGGGTCTGGCTGCGGGCGCGCTACGGCACCGTCGAAGCGCTCAACCAGGCCTGGGCGACCGCGTTCTGGTCGCAGCGTTACGACGACTTCGAGGAGGTGCTGCCGCCCCGGCTGGCCGCCTCGTACCCGAACCCGACCCAGCAACTGGACTTCAAGCGGTTCTCCTCGGACGCGCTCAAGGAGCACCTGCGGGCCGAGCGGGACCTGCTCCGGCAGATCACCCCGGAGGTGCCGGTCACCACGAACTTCATGGTGATGGGCGAGACGAAGGGCATGAATTTCGCCGACTGGGCCGGTGAGATCGACTTCGTCTCCAACGACCATTACGTGCTGCCCGGCCCGCAGGACCGCGACGAGCTGTCCTTCTCGGCCAACCTGACCGGCAACCTGGCCGGCGGCCGCCCGTGGTTCCTGATGGAACACTCCACCAGCGCGGTCAACTGGCAGCCGGTGAACGTCGCCAAGAAGCCCGGTGAGCTGCACCGCGACTCACTGACCCACGTGGCGCACGGTGCCGACGCGGTCTGCTTCTTCCAGTGGCGGCAGTCGCGGGCCGGCGCCGAGAAGTACCACTCCGGGATGCTGCCGCACGCCGGGACCGACAGCGACCTCTTCCGGGACGTGGCCCGGCTCGGGGAGCGGCTTCGCGAGCTGGCGCCCATCGCCGGCTCGCCCCGCACCCGCGCCGCGGTCGGCATCGTCTTCGACTGGGAGTCGTGGTGGGTGTCCGAGCACGACTCGCATCCGACCGACCGGATCCGCTACCGCCAGGAGGCCCTGGACTGGTACACCGCGCTGCTGGACGCCGGGATCCGCGCCGACGTGCTGCCGGTGGGTGGCCCGCTGGCGGAGTACCGGGTGCTGATCGCCCCGATCCTGCACGTCGTCCCGGCCGCGTTGGCCGATCGGTTGCGGGACTTCGTGGCCGGGGGCGGGCACCTGGTCACCACGTATTTCTCCGGGATCGTGGACGAGAACGACCACATCTGGCTGGGCGGCTACCCGGGGGCGCTGCGTGAGCTGCTGGGCATCCGGATCGAGGAGTTCGGTCCGCTGCTCGACCACGAGAGCGTCGAGTTGGACAACGGCACGACCGGGACGATCTGGACCGACCGGATCGACGTGACCGGGGACGACGTCGAGGTGCTGGCCCGGTACAAGACGGGGGAGCAGGCGGAACGGGCGGCGGTCACCCGGCGGACGGTGGGTGCCGGGTCGGCGGCGTACGTCTCCACCCGTCTCGGCCCGGACGGGCTCGGCGCGCTGCTGCCCGGCCTGCTCGGCCCGGCCGGGGTGAGCAGTGAGCTTCCCGCCGAGCTGGGCGGACGGGTCGAGCTGACGGTCCGCGGGGACCACCGGTTCCTGATCAACCGGACCGACGAGCCGGTGGACCTCGGCGCCCTGCCGGGCGCCGGGATCCTGCCGGCCCGCGGAGTGACAGTCATCCGGAACAGCTGA
- a CDS encoding ABC transporter substrate-binding protein has protein sequence MARLIKVAAAATAAMLAIAACSSGSDGGTTDTPAAAGTEADVAAALEKGGNLTVWAWDGTIKDVVAGFQKKYPNVKVELNSALSGDKHYTALQNAVAAGSGGPDVAQVEYYAVLQFALGKSLANLSGYGAEKLKADFTPGPWAAVTPNGGVYGLPLDSGPMALFYNKEVFDKHGIAVPATWAEYVEAARKLHTADPKAYITGDTGDAGFTTSMIWQAGGKPYQVSGTDVTIDFADPGAAKFTAMWQPMITEKLVAPIPPWTDEWFKALGDGTIASLVTGAWMPGNLASGAAAANGKWRTAPMPQYEAGGKATAENGGSSLGVMDKSANKALAYAFVKYAASEEGKDLRIKGGAFPSTTKDLTSPEFLGTEFPYFGGQKANEILAASAQGVVSGWSYLPFQVYANSVFNDTAGKAYVSSTPLADSLKAWGEQSAKYGKEQGFTIK, from the coding sequence ATGGCTAGATTGATCAAGGTGGCCGCCGCGGCGACCGCCGCCATGCTGGCGATCGCCGCCTGCAGTTCCGGCAGCGACGGCGGCACCACCGACACCCCGGCGGCCGCCGGGACCGAGGCCGACGTCGCCGCCGCGCTCGAGAAGGGCGGCAATCTGACGGTCTGGGCCTGGGACGGCACGATCAAGGACGTCGTCGCGGGCTTCCAGAAGAAGTACCCGAACGTCAAGGTCGAGCTGAACAGCGCCCTGTCCGGCGACAAGCACTACACGGCGTTGCAGAACGCGGTCGCGGCCGGCAGCGGTGGCCCCGACGTCGCGCAGGTCGAGTACTACGCGGTGCTGCAGTTCGCCCTCGGGAAGTCGCTCGCCAACCTCAGCGGGTACGGCGCCGAGAAGCTGAAGGCCGACTTCACGCCGGGTCCGTGGGCCGCGGTCACCCCGAACGGCGGCGTCTACGGGCTGCCGCTCGACTCCGGGCCGATGGCGCTGTTCTACAACAAGGAGGTCTTCGACAAGCACGGCATCGCGGTGCCGGCCACCTGGGCCGAGTACGTCGAGGCCGCCCGCAAGCTGCACACGGCCGACCCGAAGGCCTACATCACCGGGGACACCGGCGACGCCGGGTTCACCACCAGCATGATCTGGCAGGCCGGCGGCAAGCCGTACCAGGTCAGCGGCACCGACGTGACGATCGACTTCGCCGACCCGGGCGCGGCCAAGTTCACCGCCATGTGGCAGCCGATGATCACCGAGAAGCTGGTCGCGCCGATCCCGCCGTGGACCGACGAGTGGTTCAAGGCACTCGGCGACGGCACCATCGCCAGCCTGGTCACCGGCGCGTGGATGCCCGGCAACCTCGCCTCCGGCGCGGCTGCCGCGAACGGCAAGTGGCGTACCGCGCCGATGCCGCAGTACGAGGCCGGCGGCAAGGCCACCGCGGAGAACGGCGGCAGTTCGCTGGGCGTCATGGACAAGTCGGCCAACAAGGCGCTGGCCTACGCGTTCGTCAAGTACGCGGCGTCGGAAGAGGGCAAGGATCTGCGGATCAAGGGTGGCGCGTTCCCGTCGACCACCAAGGACCTCACCTCGCCCGAGTTCCTCGGCACGGAGTTCCCGTACTTCGGCGGCCAGAAGGCCAACGAGATCCTCGCGGCGTCGGCGCAGGGCGTGGTCAGCGGCTGGTCGTACCTGCCGTTCCAGGTCTACGCCAACAGCGTCTTCAACGACACCGCCGGTAAGGCGTACGTCTCCTCCACCCCGCTGGCCGACAGCCTGAAGGCGTGGGGCGAGCAGTCCGCCAAGTACGGCAAAGAGCAGGGCTTCACCATCAAGTGA